A single genomic interval of Dehalococcoidales bacterium harbors:
- a CDS encoding NUDIX hydrolase, with protein MLIRKKETVARGKYIDFVRKHFLTRSGKEAVWELVERKNTFHCGAVAVVAITRDKELILERHWRYAIESFVIQLPAGLTDRAEESEEDAARRELLEETGYLAKELIPIKVTPECSVLTPSRVNHFLAPDVEYIGGENPDDAEIIEVLKIPIAGLPDFLLNLPADTTMDLRVPGIIWIIEKMGLI; from the coding sequence TTGTTAATAAGAAAAAAGGAAACGGTCGCCCGGGGGAAATATATAGACTTTGTCAGGAAACACTTTCTTACCAGGTCAGGCAAAGAAGCGGTATGGGAACTGGTGGAGAGGAAAAACACGTTCCACTGCGGGGCGGTTGCCGTCGTCGCCATTACCCGGGATAAAGAGTTAATTCTGGAAAGACACTGGAGATACGCAATAGAGTCTTTTGTTATTCAACTACCGGCGGGGTTGACCGACCGGGCAGAAGAAAGTGAAGAAGATGCCGCAAGACGCGAGCTCCTGGAGGAGACAGGCTACCTGGCGAAGGAGCTTATCCCGATTAAGGTAACACCAGAATGCTCGGTTCTGACACCCAGCCGGGTCAATCATTTTCTAGCACCGGACGTAGAATATATCGGAGGCGAGAATCCCGATGATGCTGAGATAATTGAGGTCCTGAAAATACCCATCGCAGGATTGCCGGATTTTCTACTCAACCTACCTGCAGACACCACCATGGACCTTAGAGTTCCCGGAATAATCTGGATCATAGAAAAAATGGGGTTAATCTAA
- a CDS encoding small multi-drug export protein: MFLDNILNVLHGLGFSKELVVVAVSALPIVELRGAIPFALGLIPSDVYPYSIAWYYALPLAIAGNLIPVPFLLLFFNAIARRLSRVGVFRRWFRWLEERARRRGGIVERYKWIGLMAFVAVPLPLTGAWTGSLAATIFEIKFKPAFLSILAGVCIAGAIVTSVCLLTQGGIGYPG; the protein is encoded by the coding sequence GTGTTCCTCGATAATATTCTCAATGTACTTCATGGGCTCGGTTTCTCCAAGGAACTCGTGGTGGTTGCCGTTTCTGCTTTGCCGATAGTCGAGCTGCGTGGAGCGATACCGTTCGCCCTGGGCCTGATACCTTCCGACGTCTATCCGTATAGCATCGCCTGGTATTATGCCCTGCCGCTGGCTATCGCCGGCAACCTGATTCCGGTGCCGTTCCTGCTGCTGTTCTTCAATGCCATTGCCCGGAGACTGAGCAGGGTGGGTGTCTTCAGGAGGTGGTTCCGGTGGCTTGAGGAGCGTGCCCGGCGGCGGGGTGGGATTGTGGAGCGATACAAGTGGATCGGGCTGATGGCATTTGTTGCCGTTCCGCTGCCGCTAACCGGCGCCTGGACCGGTTCATTGGCGGCGACTATTTTCGAGATAAAATTCAAGCCCGCCTTCCTGTCCATCCTGGCCGGTGTTTGTATTGCCGGCGCTATTGTTACCTCTGTCTGCCTGCTCACCCAAGGGGGGATTGGCTATCCGGGGTAA